The following proteins are encoded in a genomic region of Pseudomonas sp. Os17:
- a CDS encoding DUF2167 domain-containing protein, with amino-acid sequence MKYLRLLLAMAILCATPFFACAATPSQGKDSEPQTAEQFLASLSPRHGQVKLPGDIASLDLSQEFYYLNPKDTEKLLTEGWGNPPGFTTLGMIVPSAVSPLSAEGWGVIISYKNDGHISDDDAAKIDYQDLLKQMQEADEQDNKQRKEQGYGAIHLLGWAEQPSYDAQTHKMYWARELKAEGAESNTLNYSIRVLGREGVLELNAVASMDDLATIKREIPKVLAFTNFTDGNRYADYNPSTDKLASYGLAALVAGGLASKAGLFAKLGVLLLAGKKFIVIGVLALAAFVGRLFKKKG; translated from the coding sequence ATGAAGTACCTGCGTCTATTACTGGCGATGGCCATCCTCTGTGCCACGCCATTCTTTGCCTGCGCCGCCACACCGAGCCAAGGCAAGGACAGCGAACCCCAGACAGCCGAACAGTTTCTCGCCTCGCTCTCGCCACGCCATGGCCAGGTCAAGCTGCCCGGGGATATCGCCAGCCTCGACCTGAGCCAGGAGTTTTACTACCTCAACCCCAAGGACACCGAGAAACTGCTCACCGAAGGCTGGGGCAACCCGCCCGGCTTCACCACCCTGGGCATGATCGTGCCCAGCGCCGTCAGCCCGCTGTCCGCCGAAGGCTGGGGCGTGATCATCAGCTACAAGAATGATGGGCACATCTCCGACGACGACGCGGCGAAGATCGACTATCAGGACCTGCTCAAGCAAATGCAGGAAGCCGACGAGCAAGACAACAAGCAGCGCAAGGAACAGGGCTATGGCGCCATCCACCTGCTGGGCTGGGCCGAGCAGCCCAGCTATGACGCCCAGACCCACAAAATGTACTGGGCCCGCGAACTCAAGGCCGAAGGCGCCGAGAGCAACACCCTGAACTACAGCATCCGCGTGCTGGGTCGCGAAGGCGTGCTGGAGCTCAATGCGGTCGCCTCCATGGACGACCTGGCCACCATCAAGCGCGAGATCCCCAAGGTGCTGGCCTTCACCAACTTCACCGACGGCAACCGCTACGCCGACTACAACCCAAGCACCGACAAGCTGGCGTCCTACGGTCTGGCCGCGCTGGTGGCCGGGGGCCTGGCCAGCAAGGCCGGGTTGTTTGCCAAGCTGGGGGTACTGCTCCTGGCCGGCAAGAAATTCATTGTCATCGGCGTCCTCGCCCTGGCCGCATTCGTCGGCCGGCTGTTCAAGAAAAAAGGCTGA
- a CDS encoding helix-turn-helix domain-containing protein encodes MQISSLGAAIKRYRKVAGLTQAELGEKTGFDPKTISRFETGTYTPSVEALFLLAEVLGVKLKAFFADLGDEEEQRAYLFGVIHKATPKDLGKLIAAVDQALSKP; translated from the coding sequence ATGCAAATTTCAAGTTTGGGTGCAGCCATCAAGCGTTATCGAAAGGTAGCGGGGCTTACTCAGGCTGAACTAGGTGAAAAAACCGGTTTTGACCCAAAAACCATCAGCCGCTTCGAAACCGGCACCTACACTCCCAGCGTTGAAGCTCTATTTCTGCTAGCCGAAGTACTGGGAGTGAAGCTGAAAGCCTTCTTCGCCGATCTGGGCGATGAAGAGGAACAGCGGGCTTATTTGTTCGGTGTCATTCACAAAGCCACCCCTAAGGATCTGGGAAAGCTGATAGCAGCGGTAGACCAGGCCTTGTCCAAGCCTTGA
- a CDS encoding methyl-accepting chemotaxis protein translates to MRLNLPVNSVEQTFPDQQRLISATDTSSHITYCNAEFAAMSGFSQAELIGSTHNLVRHPDMPAAVFESMWRYLKAGQSWMGVVKNRCKNGNFYWVSAYVTPILEDGRLVGYESVRVKPTREQVSRAEALYARMRANKSPVSAWRRLEAGARPLLLPAALAVACLGAFSWLPTLAAQGLTVAGFIAVGLSAQRRLRQQLKHILSSTPNTFADPICALAYSEALGPAGQLQMILISEEARLKTALTRLSDLARQMATAATDSSQLSSRTETALLEQRAETDMTAAAMTQMAASITEVAEHVQHTASEAHTANLLAREGSQVAGSSRDAIQLLARTVTQINQAVGDLAGQTQDIMVAASMIQAIADQTNLLALNAAIEAARAGEQGRGFAVVADEVRALAGKTRQSTQQIQGIIQSLRAGADEAVQIANLGIEEAEQGVQQVLQAQQALHGIGAAVERITDMSQQMAAASQEQSHVAESVSEQINRVAATVQRTANNASAGVVRGTELENISSGLRALVERFNR, encoded by the coding sequence GTGCGTCTCAATTTGCCGGTCAACTCTGTTGAGCAGACCTTTCCCGACCAGCAGCGGCTCATATCCGCCACCGATACCAGCAGCCATATCACCTATTGCAATGCCGAGTTCGCTGCAATGAGCGGTTTCAGCCAGGCCGAACTGATCGGCAGCACCCACAACCTGGTGCGCCACCCGGACATGCCTGCGGCGGTGTTCGAGTCGATGTGGAGGTATCTGAAGGCCGGTCAGAGCTGGATGGGGGTGGTGAAGAACCGCTGCAAGAACGGCAATTTCTATTGGGTCAGCGCCTATGTCACGCCGATTCTGGAGGACGGGCGACTGGTGGGCTACGAGTCGGTCCGGGTCAAGCCGACCCGGGAGCAGGTCAGTCGTGCCGAAGCCTTGTATGCCCGCATGCGCGCCAACAAGTCGCCGGTCAGCGCTTGGCGTCGGCTGGAGGCCGGAGCCCGGCCATTGCTGTTGCCGGCGGCCCTGGCAGTGGCGTGCCTGGGCGCGTTCAGCTGGCTGCCAACGCTCGCGGCCCAGGGCCTGACCGTCGCCGGTTTCATCGCCGTCGGACTGTCGGCCCAGCGCCGTTTGCGACAGCAGCTCAAGCACATCCTCAGCAGCACCCCGAATACCTTCGCCGATCCGATCTGTGCCCTGGCCTACAGCGAAGCGCTGGGGCCGGCGGGGCAATTACAGATGATCCTGATCAGTGAGGAGGCGCGGCTGAAAACTGCCCTGACGCGCCTCAGCGATCTGGCCCGGCAGATGGCCACGGCTGCCACCGACTCCAGCCAGCTGTCCAGCCGCACCGAGACCGCCCTGCTGGAGCAGAGGGCCGAGACCGACATGACGGCCGCCGCCATGACCCAGATGGCCGCCTCGATCACCGAGGTTGCCGAGCACGTGCAGCACACCGCCAGCGAGGCTCACACCGCCAACCTCCTGGCCCGGGAAGGCAGCCAGGTGGCGGGTTCTTCCCGGGATGCCATCCAGTTGCTGGCTCGCACGGTCACCCAGATCAACCAGGCGGTGGGCGACCTGGCCGGGCAGACCCAGGACATCATGGTGGCGGCGAGCATGATCCAGGCGATTGCCGACCAGACCAACCTGCTGGCCCTGAACGCTGCCATCGAAGCCGCACGAGCCGGCGAGCAGGGACGGGGGTTTGCCGTGGTAGCCGATGAAGTGCGGGCCCTGGCGGGCAAGACCCGGCAATCGACCCAGCAGATCCAGGGCATCATCCAGAGCCTGCGGGCCGGTGCCGACGAGGCGGTGCAGATCGCCAACCTCGGCATCGAAGAGGCGGAGCAGGGTGTGCAGCAGGTGTTGCAGGCGCAACAGGCCCTGCATGGCATCGGCGCTGCGGTGGAGCGCATCACCGACATGAGCCAGCAGATGGCGGCGGCCTCCCAGGAGCAATCCCATGTGGCCGAGTCGGTGTCCGAACAGATCAACCGCGTCGCCGCCACGGTGCAGCGCACCGCCAATAACGCCAGCGCCGGGGTGGTCCGCGGCACCGAGCTGGAAAACATCTCTTCCGGGCTGCGTGCCCTGGTCGAGCGGTTCAACCGCTAG
- a CDS encoding putative bifunctional diguanylate cyclase/phosphodiesterase: MDEKYRRAVDAAAIFSETDLGGSITYVNDLFCQISGYSRDELIGANHRMLSSGLHPPEFFNELWQTISQGRVWKGEICNRAKDGSLYWVDSTMVPLMDQRSGKVMRYVSIRFDVSEKRQLLHSLQWRVGHDVLTGLPNRAFLSDLLHQALEFSRREDIPLAVCMLDLDGFKAVNDGYGHACGDLLLVEVAARLRSIIRGDDVVARLAGDEFVLILRYVRDMLELRAALQRVLATISQPYSIQGKDINVFASIGVTLFPNDNHDADTLLRHADQAMYVAKQSGRNRFHLFDVLRDREVMVTYQTVEQVRQALNAGELQLYFQPKVNMRSGAVVGFEAMLRWQHPQRGMLGSHEFLPQVEETDLIVDIGEWVMDQVMTRLQDWQAAGHGWSVSLNVAARHFQRPDFVERLKEMLERYPQVSPVLLELEIVESAAIENIQRVSDCLDACQALGVQFSLGHFGTGHSSLSYLKRLRTQTIKIDRLFVRDMLHDQDDQALIQALIGLARAFGRQVVAEGLESLAHGERLMELGCEVAQGDFIAEPMPADAVLQWVGAFQPPQAWRQGEVQGAAAS; encoded by the coding sequence ATGGATGAGAAATATCGCAGGGCCGTCGATGCCGCCGCCATCTTCTCCGAGACTGATCTCGGCGGCAGCATCACCTATGTCAATGACCTATTCTGCCAGATCTCGGGCTACAGCCGGGATGAGCTGATCGGGGCCAACCACCGGATGCTCAGCTCGGGGCTGCACCCGCCGGAGTTCTTCAACGAGCTGTGGCAGACCATCTCCCAGGGCCGGGTGTGGAAGGGCGAGATCTGTAACCGGGCCAAGGATGGCAGCCTGTACTGGGTCGACAGCACCATGGTGCCCCTGATGGATCAGCGTTCCGGCAAGGTGATGCGCTACGTGTCGATTCGCTTCGATGTCAGCGAAAAGCGCCAGTTGCTGCATTCGCTGCAATGGCGGGTCGGACATGACGTGCTCACCGGCCTGCCCAACCGGGCCTTTCTTTCCGACCTGTTGCATCAGGCCCTGGAGTTCTCCCGCCGTGAGGACATCCCCCTGGCGGTGTGCATGCTTGACCTCGATGGCTTCAAGGCCGTCAACGATGGCTACGGGCACGCCTGTGGCGATTTGCTGCTGGTGGAAGTGGCGGCGCGTCTGCGTTCGATCATTCGTGGCGACGATGTGGTGGCGCGTCTGGCCGGCGACGAGTTCGTGCTGATCCTGCGCTATGTGCGCGACATGCTGGAGCTGCGTGCGGCGTTGCAACGGGTGCTGGCCACCATCTCCCAGCCCTATTCGATCCAGGGCAAGGACATCAATGTCTTTGCCAGCATCGGCGTGACCCTGTTTCCCAACGATAACCACGACGCCGACACCCTGCTGCGCCATGCCGATCAGGCCATGTACGTGGCCAAGCAGAGCGGGCGCAACCGTTTCCATCTGTTCGATGTGTTGCGGGATCGTGAGGTCATGGTCACCTACCAGACCGTCGAACAGGTGCGCCAGGCGCTGAACGCCGGTGAGTTGCAGCTGTACTTCCAGCCCAAGGTCAACATGCGCAGCGGCGCGGTGGTGGGCTTCGAGGCGATGCTGCGCTGGCAGCACCCGCAACGGGGCATGCTCGGCTCCCACGAGTTTCTGCCTCAGGTGGAGGAGACTGACCTGATCGTCGATATTGGCGAATGGGTCATGGATCAGGTGATGACGCGCCTGCAGGACTGGCAGGCGGCAGGCCATGGCTGGTCGGTGAGCCTGAACGTCGCGGCCCGGCATTTCCAGCGCCCGGATTTTGTCGAGCGGCTCAAGGAGATGCTCGAACGATACCCGCAGGTTTCGCCGGTGTTGCTGGAGCTGGAGATTGTTGAGTCGGCGGCCATCGAGAACATCCAGCGGGTCAGCGATTGCCTCGATGCCTGTCAGGCCCTGGGCGTGCAGTTCTCCCTGGGGCACTTCGGCACCGGGCATTCGTCCCTCAGTTACCTCAAGCGCCTGCGCACCCAGACCATCAAGATCGATCGTCTGTTTGTCCGCGACATGCTGCACGACCAGGACGATCAGGCGCTGATCCAGGCCCTGATAGGGCTGGCCCGGGCCTTTGGTCGGCAAGTGGTGGCCGAGGGCCTGGAAAGCCTGGCCCACGGAGAGCGCTTGATGGAGCTGGGGTGCGAGGTGGCTCAGGGCGACTTCATCGCCGAGCCCATGCCGGCCGATGCGGTGCTGCAGTGGGTGGGCGCTTTCCAGCCCCCGCAGGCATGGCGCCAGGGCGAAGTTCAGGGCGCGGCGGCGTCGTAG
- a CDS encoding VOC family protein gives MTSNTYFLLYVDSPAISAQFYSRLLDKQPVESSPTFALFILDSGIKLGLWSRHTVEPSAQATGGGGELGWALDSREAVDDLHRHWQSLGLTIAQPPTQMDFGYTLLALDPDGHRLRVLYLSAN, from the coding sequence ATGACCAGCAACACCTACTTCCTGCTTTATGTAGACAGCCCGGCCATCAGCGCGCAGTTCTACAGTCGCCTGCTGGACAAGCAACCGGTGGAATCCTCCCCCACCTTCGCGCTGTTCATCCTCGACTCGGGGATCAAACTCGGCCTGTGGTCGCGCCACACGGTCGAGCCCAGCGCCCAGGCGACCGGCGGTGGCGGCGAACTAGGCTGGGCCTTGGACAGCCGCGAAGCCGTGGACGACCTGCACCGCCACTGGCAGAGCCTGGGCCTGACCATCGCCCAGCCACCCACCCAGATGGATTTCGGCTACACCCTGCTGGCCCTCGATCCGGACGGACACCGCCTGCGCGTGCTCTATCTCAGCGCCAACTGA
- a CDS encoding substrate-binding periplasmic protein: MRLTWGALLLLSASLEAAEAPLRFVIADSWAMPTIEIEDEQPTAGILYDTMNSLARHLGTRAEFHVLARARVQNAMAQGEVDVRCFAAQAWLPNLSGDYLWSVPLFVQRNLLVSDRPHPTPLNPQDLPTQHIGTVLSYTYTSLQALFDSARLIRDDARNEEQVLQKLQVGRYHYAIASQWTLDWFNQTQASGKPLYRVALLQEQAVSCYVRNDPAVPARRILRALLQMKMSGEIDAIVQRYVEPPSSASTYDAAAP; the protein is encoded by the coding sequence ATGCGTTTGACTTGGGGCGCCCTGCTGCTGTTGAGCGCCAGCCTGGAAGCCGCCGAAGCGCCTTTGCGCTTTGTGATTGCCGACAGCTGGGCCATGCCGACCATCGAGATCGAGGACGAGCAACCCACCGCCGGCATCCTTTACGACACCATGAACAGCCTGGCCCGCCACCTGGGTACCCGCGCCGAGTTTCACGTCCTGGCCCGGGCCCGGGTACAGAACGCCATGGCCCAGGGCGAGGTGGACGTACGCTGCTTCGCCGCCCAGGCCTGGCTGCCGAACCTGTCCGGGGACTATCTGTGGAGCGTGCCGCTGTTCGTGCAACGCAACCTGCTGGTGAGCGACCGCCCGCATCCGACACCGCTCAATCCCCAGGACTTGCCCACCCAGCACATTGGCACCGTGCTGAGCTACACCTACACCTCCCTGCAAGCGCTGTTCGACAGTGCCCGGCTGATTCGTGACGATGCGCGCAACGAGGAGCAGGTCCTGCAAAAACTCCAGGTCGGGCGCTATCACTACGCAATCGCCAGCCAATGGACCCTGGACTGGTTCAACCAGACCCAGGCCTCCGGCAAACCGCTGTACCGCGTCGCCCTGCTGCAGGAGCAGGCCGTGAGCTGCTACGTGCGTAACGACCCGGCGGTGCCGGCCCGGCGCATCCTGCGCGCCCTGCTGCAGATGAAAATGTCCGGGGAAATCGACGCCATCGTCCAGCGCTACGTCGAACCGCCCTCCAGCGCCAGCACCTACGACGCCGCCGCGCCCTGA